The following proteins come from a genomic window of Aquimarina sp. MAR_2010_214:
- a CDS encoding class I SAM-dependent methyltransferase yields MDKYQETFATWNKIAQIYEDKFMNLDLYNDTYDIFCELISKNNPYILEIGCGPGNITRYLLTKNPNYKIKAIDNSAHMIELARKNNVSAEVLLMDSREIHTISQKFDAIICGFCIPYLSKSDCFKMIADCNKLLNNSGVFYISFVTGNYKDSGYVSGSSGDRMYFYYHDLESIEKELTANSFQRKQLLHKNYPKTDGTEEIHTILIAEKING; encoded by the coding sequence ATGGATAAGTACCAGGAAACATTTGCAACATGGAATAAGATAGCTCAAATTTATGAAGACAAGTTTATGAATTTGGACTTGTATAATGATACCTACGACATTTTCTGTGAATTAATTTCTAAGAACAATCCATATATTCTGGAAATTGGTTGTGGCCCAGGAAACATAACACGTTATCTTTTGACTAAAAACCCTAACTACAAAATAAAGGCTATCGATAACTCTGCACATATGATCGAGTTGGCAAGAAAAAATAACGTTAGTGCTGAAGTACTCTTAATGGATAGTAGAGAAATACATACAATATCTCAAAAATTTGACGCCATTATTTGTGGGTTTTGTATCCCCTACTTATCTAAATCTGATTGTTTTAAAATGATTGCGGATTGCAATAAATTACTTAACAATTCGGGAGTATTTTATATAAGTTTTGTTACCGGAAACTATAAAGATTCGGGTTACGTATCAGGAAGTAGCGGAGATAGAATGTATTTTTACTATCATGATTTAGAAAGTATTGAAAAAGAGTTAACAGCTAATTCTTTCCAAAGAAAACAATTATTACATAAAAATTACCCAAAAACAGATGGAACTGAAGAAATTCATACCATATTAATAGCAGAAAAAATAAACGGATAG
- a CDS encoding cytochrome c, which yields MLSKKQARNFFLGGTLVTFLAFIGLTIYSFSEDQDQSNYTEITEQVVRGKTLWETNNCMGCHTILGEGAYYAPELTKVLDRRGEGYVKAVLMTPVPWAPNGRKMVAYGFSEEEAGDLIAFFDWIDDIDLNGFDTVVSPLAKDKN from the coding sequence ATGTTATCTAAAAAACAAGCACGAAATTTCTTTTTGGGAGGAACATTGGTCACTTTTTTAGCATTTATTGGATTGACAATATACTCTTTTAGTGAGGATCAGGATCAATCAAATTACACCGAAATAACAGAACAGGTGGTGCGAGGAAAAACACTGTGGGAAACCAACAACTGTATGGGGTGTCATACTATTTTGGGAGAAGGAGCCTATTACGCACCAGAATTAACAAAGGTTTTAGATCGAAGGGGAGAAGGATATGTAAAAGCAGTTTTAATGACCCCTGTTCCTTGGGCGCCTAATGGTAGAAAAATGGTTGCTTATGGTTTTTCTGAGGAAGAAGCAGGTGATCTTATCGCCTTTTTTGACTGGATTGATGATATAGATCTTAATGGTTTTGATACTGTCGTGTCTCCATTAGCAAAAGACAAAAACTAA
- the epsC gene encoding serine O-acetyltransferase EpsC, whose translation MTKEKDKIIAKIREQKKNPNLKLKLKERTEYFTNLLFYTLFDTDTEVAKNIDILEQTFEELVDLACWETEKPCSKLWQSYLEKLPSILEKLNLDAQAFMKSDPAANSIEEIYMAYPGFYAIAIYRLSHELLKFGLPLVPRLMTEYSHRLTGTDINPGATIGESFFIDHATGIVIGETVIIKDNVKIYQGVTLGGLYVDRKLRNVKRHPTVENNVTIYANATILGGSTVIGANSTIGGNAWITSSVPENSIITNTSEIKIKKVV comes from the coding sequence ATGACCAAAGAGAAAGATAAAATTATTGCTAAAATAAGGGAGCAGAAAAAGAACCCTAATCTTAAGCTTAAGCTAAAAGAAAGAACTGAATATTTTACAAATTTGCTTTTTTATACGCTATTTGATACGGATACAGAAGTTGCAAAAAATATAGATATTCTAGAGCAAACTTTTGAAGAACTTGTAGATTTAGCTTGTTGGGAAACAGAAAAACCCTGTAGCAAACTCTGGCAATCATACTTAGAAAAATTACCTAGTATATTAGAAAAACTAAATCTGGATGCACAAGCTTTTATGAAAAGTGATCCTGCTGCAAATTCAATAGAAGAAATTTACATGGCCTACCCTGGTTTTTATGCTATTGCAATCTACAGATTAAGTCATGAGCTTCTTAAATTTGGTTTACCTCTAGTTCCTCGATTAATGACAGAATACTCACATCGTTTGACAGGTACCGATATTAACCCCGGAGCAACAATAGGAGAATCGTTTTTTATCGATCACGCAACCGGTATTGTTATCGGAGAAACAGTAATTATAAAAGATAATGTAAAAATATATCAAGGTGTGACCCTTGGAGGATTATATGTAGACAGAAAACTTCGGAATGTAAAGCGTCATCCAACAGTAGAAAACAATGTAACTATCTATGCCAATGCTACTATATTGGGAGGTAGTACTGTAATTGGAGCTAATAGTACTATTGGAGGTAATGCATGGATTACTTCTTCGGTTCCCGAAAATTCTATTATTACGAATACATCAGAAATTAAGATCAAAAAAGTTGTTTAA
- a CDS encoding Crp/Fnr family transcriptional regulator yields the protein MEKLTNYIKSYVSITEKELEIARSFFKQRRIAKGQFVLKKEQLVTDYYFVDSGGLIIYDIKNDIQSTRYFAFENELIADISKIKSKARSDSYIRAIEDTVLYTITYQNMENLYERFPIWQKFGRLVWEDSFASVLYGIHNFQSLTAKERYLDLLKRSDLINRVPLKDLSLFLGVTPSSLSRIRKEIYK from the coding sequence ATGGAAAAACTAACTAATTACATTAAAAGTTATGTAAGCATTACTGAAAAAGAATTAGAAATAGCACGCTCTTTTTTCAAACAGAGACGTATTGCAAAAGGGCAATTTGTTTTAAAAAAGGAACAATTGGTAACAGATTATTATTTTGTAGATTCTGGAGGACTCATCATATATGATATAAAAAATGATATTCAATCAACAAGATATTTTGCTTTTGAAAATGAACTCATTGCCGATATTTCAAAAATAAAATCAAAGGCTCGCTCTGATTCTTATATAAGAGCAATAGAAGATACTGTTTTGTATACAATTACATATCAGAATATGGAAAACCTCTATGAACGTTTTCCTATTTGGCAAAAATTCGGGAGGCTTGTTTGGGAGGATTCCTTCGCAAGTGTACTCTATGGTATTCATAATTTTCAATCCCTTACTGCTAAAGAACGATATCTAGACCTCCTAAAAAGATCAGATCTTATTAATAGAGTCCCTCTTAAAGATTTATCTTTATTTTTGGGTGTTACTCCCTCTTCTCTTAGCAGAATTAGAAAAGAAATCTATAAATAA
- the cysM gene encoding cysteine synthase CysM: MSHNILDLIGNTPLVKATSLIDNPNITLYLKLEGHNPGGSVKDRAAYNMIRSALDRGDIDQNTKLIEATSGNTGIALAMITGIFKLDIELVMPENSTKERVQTMRAFGAKVTLTSADIGIEGSRDYAEDKVKNEGYVMLNQFANDDNWRAHYKTTGPEIWRDTLGQITHFVSSMGTTGTIMGTSTYLKEQSKDIQIVGVQPTNESRIPGIRKWPKEYLPKIFNPDKVDQVVEVSQEEATAMAKRLAKEEGVFSGMSSGGAVAAALKLAKTLENGVLVAIICDRGDRYLSSDLFE; this comes from the coding sequence ATGTCGCATAACATTTTAGACCTGATAGGAAACACTCCTTTGGTAAAGGCTACTTCCTTAATTGACAATCCAAATATTACATTATATCTAAAGCTAGAAGGACATAACCCAGGAGGAAGTGTTAAAGATCGTGCTGCATATAATATGATCCGATCTGCATTAGATCGTGGTGATATTGATCAAAACACTAAACTTATTGAAGCGACAAGTGGTAATACCGGTATTGCTTTGGCAATGATTACAGGAATATTTAAACTTGATATTGAATTGGTAATGCCCGAAAACTCAACTAAAGAACGAGTACAAACGATGCGTGCATTTGGCGCAAAAGTAACGCTTACCTCTGCTGATATTGGCATAGAAGGTTCTAGAGATTATGCAGAAGATAAAGTAAAAAATGAAGGCTACGTAATGCTTAATCAATTTGCTAATGATGATAATTGGCGTGCTCATTATAAAACTACAGGACCCGAAATCTGGAGAGATACTCTAGGTCAAATTACACATTTTGTATCTTCTATGGGAACTACAGGAACCATTATGGGAACATCAACGTATCTAAAGGAACAGTCAAAAGATATACAAATTGTTGGTGTACAACCAACTAATGAATCCAGAATACCAGGTATACGTAAATGGCCAAAAGAATATCTTCCAAAAATATTTAACCCTGATAAGGTAGATCAAGTTGTAGAAGTGAGTCAGGAAGAAGCTACTGCTATGGCGAAAAGACTAGCCAAAGAAGAAGGTGTTTTTTCTGGAATGAGTAGTGGCGGAGCTGTTGCAGCAGCACTAAAATTAGCTAAAACTTTAGAAAATGGTGTATTAGTTGCCATTATTTGTGATCGTGGAGATCGATACCTAAGTTCTGATTTATTTGAGTAA
- a CDS encoding DUF6268 family outer membrane beta-barrel protein, with the protein MIKKVCILSLLLIFKIHSQVNGEVFVLDEDRDIFYLYYTPSIMKDDLFEYQKVNMKLGLPPIKMNTITIYNTIGVDYHHFKYQSGVPEFSNSTDRFYNINYSLLLKYKISENWSFNALTMPHIISNLKGNIEADDLNINGIVFIEKTFHKKNSTGYYKLTFGAGYLTMAGKTSITPTVNLMARVNDKLSFVLGIPNTYIKYNLNDKHSIKFLGDLNDFSANLNTPIHLRNTEIDRAIYTSISAGLEYNYSINSSLGIMARGLYSVYDNYELQDSNENTVFDFNPKSKPSITVGIKFNPFH; encoded by the coding sequence ATGATTAAAAAAGTATGCATCTTATCTCTACTACTTATATTCAAAATACATAGTCAGGTAAACGGAGAGGTATTTGTTTTAGATGAAGATAGAGATATTTTTTATTTGTATTACACTCCTTCGATTATGAAAGATGATCTGTTTGAATATCAAAAGGTCAATATGAAATTAGGACTACCTCCTATCAAAATGAATACTATAACAATCTATAACACTATTGGAGTCGATTATCACCATTTCAAATACCAATCTGGTGTACCAGAATTTTCAAATAGCACAGATCGGTTTTATAATATAAATTATAGCTTATTATTAAAGTATAAAATCTCAGAAAACTGGTCTTTTAATGCTTTAACAATGCCACATATAATATCAAATTTAAAAGGAAATATTGAAGCAGATGATCTCAATATTAATGGTATCGTTTTTATCGAAAAAACATTTCACAAAAAGAACAGTACAGGATATTATAAATTAACTTTTGGAGCTGGCTACCTTACAATGGCAGGTAAAACGAGTATTACCCCTACTGTAAACCTGATGGCAAGAGTAAATGATAAATTATCTTTTGTCTTAGGAATTCCAAATACATATATAAAGTACAATCTTAATGATAAACATTCTATAAAATTTCTAGGTGATCTAAACGATTTCTCTGCAAATCTAAACACTCCTATTCATCTAAGAAATACTGAAATTGATCGGGCAATATATACATCTATTTCTGCTGGATTAGAATATAATTATAGCATAAATAGCAGTTTAGGGATTATGGCACGAGGGCTATACTCCGTTTATGATAATTATGAATTGCAAGATTCTAATGAGAATACTGTATTCGATTTTAATCCAAAATCAAAACCTTCTATTACTGTTGGAATCAAATTTAATCCTTTCCATTAA
- a CDS encoding cbb3-type cytochrome c oxidase subunit I produces MKYKSQKVAYWFFALSMLLLVLQITYGFIMGFARIGMDGLHEFIPFNTARAVHTNLLVVWLLSGFMGAAYYIIPEEAQRELVNVKLAYVQLISLALVGVAAIIGYHFNWWEGRKFLEIPRQLDYLVVINVLLFLGLILATLFKGKRRTTTALVLSMGLLFAALLYIPGMLPFDSQVTDSFFRWWVVHLWVEGVWELIMGGILSFLLIKLTGVDREVIEKWLYVIVGLTFLSGVLGTGHHYYYIGVNKIWLIVGGIFSALEPLAFLAMALFAVNMYRKGEKRHPNKLALFWTLGAAIVSFLGAGLLGFAHTLPQTNLYTHGTLVTAMHGHLAFWGAYAMIVLAIISYSLPNMTGRKLYLSPRGRAAFWLSNIGMIGMTVAFGVAGVAQVYLERKFKMDFMQVQNEISIHFVVLLLCATVLTIGIVLYIMDFIKHGRPNDEAIELQDESYN; encoded by the coding sequence ATGAAATATAAATCTCAAAAAGTAGCGTATTGGTTCTTTGCCTTATCTATGCTACTGTTAGTCTTACAAATTACTTATGGATTTATTATGGGCTTTGCTCGTATTGGCATGGATGGATTACATGAGTTTATTCCTTTTAATACAGCCAGAGCAGTGCATACCAATTTATTAGTAGTTTGGTTGTTATCAGGGTTCATGGGAGCAGCATATTATATCATTCCCGAAGAAGCTCAACGAGAATTGGTAAATGTGAAATTAGCTTATGTACAACTAATTTCTTTGGCCTTAGTAGGTGTTGCAGCTATAATTGGTTATCATTTTAATTGGTGGGAAGGGCGTAAATTCCTAGAAATACCTAGACAATTGGACTACTTAGTCGTTATTAATGTATTGTTATTTTTAGGATTAATATTAGCCACTTTGTTTAAAGGTAAACGAAGAACGACTACGGCTTTGGTACTCTCTATGGGATTATTATTTGCCGCTCTACTTTATATTCCAGGAATGCTTCCTTTTGATAGCCAGGTAACAGATTCTTTCTTTCGTTGGTGGGTAGTACATTTATGGGTAGAAGGTGTTTGGGAGTTGATCATGGGAGGGATCTTATCGTTCTTATTAATCAAGCTTACCGGAGTAGATCGAGAAGTTATCGAAAAGTGGTTATATGTAATTGTAGGATTAACATTCTTATCAGGCGTTTTAGGAACAGGACACCATTACTATTATATAGGGGTGAATAAGATATGGTTAATTGTCGGAGGTATATTCTCTGCACTAGAACCTTTAGCATTCTTGGCAATGGCACTATTTGCGGTAAATATGTATCGTAAAGGCGAAAAAAGACATCCCAATAAACTTGCTTTATTCTGGACTTTAGGGGCTGCTATTGTATCATTTTTAGGTGCTGGGTTATTAGGTTTTGCTCATACCTTACCTCAAACTAATTTATACACACACGGAACCCTAGTAACAGCTATGCATGGTCATCTTGCTTTTTGGGGCGCATATGCTATGATCGTTCTTGCTATTATTAGTTATAGTTTACCCAATATGACTGGTAGAAAATTATACCTAAGTCCGCGCGGAAGAGCTGCTTTTTGGTTGTCGAATATCGGTATGATAGGGATGACAGTTGCTTTTGGAGTTGCAGGAGTAGCACAGGTATACTTAGAACGTAAGTTCAAAATGGATTTTATGCAAGTGCAAAACGAAATAAGCATTCATTTTGTAGTACTTCTTCTATGTGCTACAGTATTAACAATTGGTATAGTATTATACATTATGGATTTTATAAAACATGGTCGCCCTAATGATGAAGCTATAGAATTACAAGACGAATCATATAATTAA
- a CDS encoding NmrA family NAD(P)-binding protein, whose amino-acid sequence MNTIKPTIVVFGCTGTVGSEVMHQLSVKNCIVRGVLRNPNREYPIKLHKQCTNISYISADLKSKSQLKHACKKADALFLLTGTSPEQIENEVNIIKIAKETGIGRIVKLSSPIIPPGIKVEVSNWHRKIEESLAKSSIDYCCLRPHSFMQNWERNTFTIRRFGKFFGAMGNASRNYIDCRDVAEVAVHYLISNQALHKKSVILSGPEAITNYDMAERLSFVTNSKIEYINISTEEFYHTLTKRAKLPKWLARHIVELDELAINSPEPTNDTVEKILNRKPRIINTYLQESRHLYTKKPIWNFWNK is encoded by the coding sequence ATGAATACAATAAAACCAACCATTGTTGTTTTTGGATGTACTGGGACAGTAGGATCAGAAGTAATGCATCAATTAAGTGTTAAGAACTGTATTGTTCGAGGTGTACTACGAAATCCCAATCGAGAATACCCAATCAAATTACATAAACAGTGTACAAATATAAGTTACATCAGCGCTGATTTAAAATCAAAATCACAACTTAAACATGCCTGTAAAAAAGCAGATGCTCTTTTTCTACTGACAGGAACTTCTCCCGAACAGATTGAAAATGAAGTTAATATAATCAAAATAGCTAAAGAAACCGGCATTGGCCGAATTGTTAAATTATCATCACCGATAATTCCTCCTGGTATAAAGGTCGAAGTTAGTAACTGGCATCGTAAAATTGAAGAAAGCCTTGCCAAAAGCTCAATAGATTACTGCTGCTTAAGACCGCATTCATTTATGCAAAATTGGGAACGAAATACTTTTACCATCAGACGATTTGGTAAATTTTTTGGTGCTATGGGTAATGCCTCAAGGAATTATATTGATTGTCGTGATGTTGCAGAAGTTGCTGTACACTACTTAATATCGAATCAAGCTTTACATAAAAAATCAGTTATCCTTTCTGGTCCAGAAGCTATCACAAACTATGATATGGCCGAACGGTTATCTTTTGTAACTAACAGTAAGATTGAATATATAAATATCAGTACAGAAGAGTTTTATCATACCTTAACAAAAAGAGCTAAACTACCAAAATGGTTAGCACGCCACATCGTAGAACTTGACGAATTAGCAATTAATAGTCCCGAACCTACAAATGATACGGTCGAAAAAATATTAAATCGCAAACCTCGAATAATAAATACTTACTTACAAGAATCCCGTCACCTATATACTAAAAAGCCAATCTGGAATTTCTGGAACAAATAA
- a CDS encoding nitrite reductase, with translation MKNLKLNVLCIALLAIAVSCKSDKKGGEPDYSKKVDTETTKGIQISDAEIERGSQIYFDKCAGCHGSSRKGATGPSLLPDGDGKYVSMKNLGTAGIRTFIENGTPSGMPEWKGILPENDIELLTRFLQVDPPAIPPYGIGEIKASWKLIVPVADRPTKPEHKRNIDNYFGVIMRDAGKVAIIDGDTKEKLAVLKTGFAVHILRTSASGRYIYSVGRDGRITMIDTYTETPTIVAEVKGGFDARSVEVSKYKGFEDKYLVFGGYSPSHIAILDAQTLEPLSVTTTSGNACDGEKEFIEEARVASIVASHTDPVWICNVKETGMVWIVDYTDPRKPEMTQIPSARFLHDGGWDSTGHYFLVAANASNKIVVIDVPNKKLVKIIETGIKPHPGRGTNIKNKLGNLWVTSHLGENKLSFIKTNPGEGQWTVVKEAKAPGSGGGALFVKSHPKSKNLWVDRTLNPDAKLNSVVDVFDTNTLELKKTLPAPEGVNGRAVHMEYNKAGNEVWVSYFMGEKSAVVIYNDKTLKVKQIIQGDWVENPTGKFNVYNTTHDIY, from the coding sequence ATGAAAAACTTAAAACTAAACGTATTATGTATTGCTTTGTTAGCAATTGCAGTGAGTTGCAAAAGCGATAAAAAAGGAGGAGAACCTGATTATTCTAAAAAAGTAGACACAGAAACAACTAAGGGGATTCAAATATCTGATGCAGAAATAGAAAGAGGTAGTCAAATCTATTTTGATAAATGTGCAGGATGTCACGGATCAAGTAGAAAAGGAGCTACAGGACCTTCATTATTACCTGATGGAGATGGGAAATATGTATCTATGAAAAATCTGGGCACGGCTGGGATTAGAACCTTTATAGAAAACGGTACTCCTAGTGGTATGCCGGAGTGGAAAGGTATTTTGCCAGAAAATGATATTGAATTACTAACACGTTTTTTACAGGTAGATCCACCTGCAATTCCACCGTATGGAATTGGTGAAATAAAGGCAAGTTGGAAATTAATAGTTCCTGTTGCAGATAGACCTACCAAACCAGAACATAAAAGAAATATAGATAATTATTTCGGAGTGATCATGAGGGATGCTGGTAAAGTGGCTATAATAGATGGAGATACAAAAGAAAAATTAGCCGTACTTAAGACCGGTTTTGCGGTTCATATTTTAAGAACTTCTGCTTCTGGAAGATATATTTATTCTGTTGGGAGGGATGGTAGAATAACGATGATAGATACCTATACCGAAACACCAACCATTGTTGCAGAAGTTAAAGGTGGTTTTGATGCACGTTCTGTAGAGGTGTCAAAATATAAAGGTTTCGAAGATAAATATCTGGTCTTTGGAGGATATAGCCCAAGTCATATAGCTATTTTGGATGCTCAGACATTAGAACCTTTAAGTGTAACCACAACATCGGGTAATGCATGTGATGGAGAGAAAGAATTTATAGAAGAAGCCCGTGTAGCATCGATTGTGGCATCACATACAGATCCGGTATGGATTTGTAATGTGAAAGAAACAGGGATGGTTTGGATTGTAGACTACACAGATCCTAGAAAACCAGAGATGACTCAAATTCCTTCAGCAAGGTTTTTGCATGATGGAGGATGGGATTCTACAGGACATTATTTCTTAGTTGCAGCAAATGCCAGTAATAAAATTGTAGTGATTGATGTACCTAATAAAAAATTGGTAAAAATCATAGAAACAGGTATCAAACCTCACCCGGGGAGAGGAACAAATATTAAAAACAAATTAGGAAATCTTTGGGTAACTTCTCACTTAGGAGAAAATAAACTATCGTTTATTAAGACGAATCCGGGAGAGGGGCAATGGACAGTTGTTAAAGAAGCCAAAGCTCCTGGTAGTGGTGGTGGAGCACTATTTGTAAAATCACATCCAAAATCTAAAAATTTATGGGTCGATAGAACATTAAATCCAGATGCCAAATTAAACTCTGTAGTTGATGTTTTTGATACGAATACATTAGAGTTAAAGAAAACACTTCCTGCTCCAGAAGGAGTAAACGGTAGAGCCGTTCATATGGAATACAATAAAGCAGGTAATGAAGTTT